A genomic segment from Nodularia sphaerocarpa UHCC 0038 encodes:
- a CDS encoding urease subunit beta translates to MIPGEIITPDGEIELNAGRSVIKLLVGNTGDRPIQVGSHFHFYEVNAALNFDREQARGMRLDIPAGTAVRFEPGDEKEVSLVGLVGSREVYGFNGKVNGKI, encoded by the coding sequence ATGATTCCAGGGGAAATTATTACACCAGATGGTGAAATAGAGTTAAATGCTGGTCGTTCTGTTATTAAGTTACTGGTGGGAAATACAGGCGATCGCCCAATTCAAGTAGGTTCCCATTTTCATTTTTATGAAGTGAATGCAGCATTGAATTTTGATAGAGAACAAGCGCGGGGAATGCGTCTTGATATTCCTGCGGGTACAGCCGTGAGGTTTGAACCGGGGGATGAGAAGGAGGTTAGTTTAGTGGGTTTGGTGGGGAGTCGTGAAGTTTATGGTTTTAATGGGAAGGTTAATGGGAAGATTTAA
- the ureA gene encoding urease subunit gamma: MQLTPQEKDKLLIFTAALVAERRKNRGLKLNYPEAIAYISAAILEGARDGQTVAELMSYGTTLLSRDDVMEGIPEMVHEVQVEATFPDGTKLVTVHNPIR, translated from the coding sequence ATGCAATTGACACCGCAGGAAAAGGATAAGTTATTGATTTTTACGGCGGCTTTGGTGGCTGAGAGGCGTAAAAATAGGGGTTTGAAGTTGAATTATCCAGAGGCGATCGCCTATATTTCGGCGGCGATTTTGGAAGGCGCGAGAGATGGACAAACTGTCGCAGAATTGATGAGTTATGGGACTACTCTGTTATCACGAGATGATGTGATGGAGGGTATCCCGGAAATGGTGCATGAGGTACAGGTGGAAGCAACTTTTCCTGATGGAACTAAGTTGGTAACTGTGCATAATCCGATTAGATAA
- a CDS encoding GxxExxY protein produces MDENDLSGAIIGCGMRVHTALGPGLLESAYEECLCYELRKRFNVRKQVPLPLVYEKVELDCSYRLDLIVENKVIIEVKSVESLQPIHSVQLLTYLKLTNCKLGLLLNFNVLQLKEGIKRVANNL; encoded by the coding sequence ATGGATGAGAATGATTTGAGTGGGGCTATAATTGGTTGTGGAATGCGGGTGCATACGGCGTTGGGTCCGGGTTTATTGGAGTCAGCTTATGAGGAGTGTTTGTGTTATGAGTTGAGGAAGAGGTTTAATGTCAGGAAGCAAGTTCCATTACCCCTTGTGTATGAAAAGGTGGAATTGGATTGCAGTTATCGATTGGATTTAATAGTAGAAAATAAAGTAATCATCGAAGTCAAATCTGTAGAATCTCTCCAACCAATTCACTCAGTCCAACTCTTAACCTATCTCAAACTCACTAATTGTAAACTCGGTCTCCTCCTCAACTTTAACGTCCTCCAACTCAAAGAAGGAATCAAACGCGTAGCTAACAACCTCTAA